The region AAGGCGTTCGAGGCGGTCCGCGCCACGGCCACACATCCCGACCAGCGGGGAATCCCCTACGTGATGGAATCGGGCTACATTCCGGCGGACAAGGAGTTCGAATCGGTCTCCTACGGCATGGAGTACGCCGTCGCCGACTGGGGAATCTCCCGGATGGCCCGGAAACTGGGCAAAAACGCCGATTACGAAACCTTCTCCGAACGGGGCGACCACTTCGCCCGCTACATCGACACCGCTCTGCGTCTGGCCCGGCCGAAACTGAGCGACGGCACGTGGAAAACCCCTTACGACCCTTTCCGATCCATCCACAGCAAGGGCGATTTCTGCGAGGGCAACGGCTGGCAGTACACGTTCTTCGCCCCGCAGCACCCGGAACTGCTGATCCGGATGATGGGCGGCGACGAGGCGTTCTGCCGTCAGCTCGACAGCCTGTTCATCGCCGAGGGAGAGATGGGCGAAGAGGCTTCGATGGACATTTCGGGACTGATCGGACAGTATGCCCACGGCAACGAACCGAGCCACCACACCGTCTATCTGTACGCTTTCGCCGGACAGCAATGGAAAGCCGCCGAGAAGGCCCGCCGCATCATGGACGAATTCTATCTGGCAACCCCTTCGGGAATCATCGGCAACGAAGACTGCGGGCAGATGTCGGCCTGGTACATCCTCTCCGCGATGGGATTCTACCAGGTCAATCCCTGCAGCGGCCTATTCGTGTTCGGCTCCCCGCAGATGGACCGTGCGGAGATCGCCCTGCCCGAAGGAAAGAAGTTCACGGTCCGCGCCGAAAACAACCTGCCGGAGAACAAATACATCCGGAGCGTAACGCTCAACAGCCGGGACTACGCGAAGAGCTACATCACCTACGCCGACATCATGCAGGGTGGGGAACTGGTCTTCGTCATGGGCCCGGAACCCAACTTCGAATTCGGAGCCGCCCCGGAAAACCGGCCCCGGTCCGAGGTATTCGATCAATTATAGCGAAATCCGGAAATAGGGAGTGCCGTAACAAATCCCATACAATAGCGATTCACCTCCGCAACGAAATTTCGTTGCGGGGTGAATCGTCAATAACGGAAACTGTCGTCCGTCGTTTCGTCCTTCCGGTCCGCCGGAACCGGCATCAAGACACCGGGCAATCTATTTGCCCTTCGTCAGCAATTCGTAGATTTTATTGGACACATCGCTATTCTCCTGCACCCCGGTAAAGAGGTCCGACCACGGACCATAGGCATACAGAGGCACCATAATCGAAGTATGGCCTTTCGTCGAGAAATTGCCGGTCAATTTGCCATCGGCGATATGTCCGTTTCCAAGCGAAAGAGCACCCGTTTCATGATCGGCGGATATGATTACCAGCGTATGACCGTCCTTTTCGGCAAAACGGATAGCAGCTTCGACGGCCTGATCGAAATCCAGCACTTCCCCCACTACACCCTTGAAATCGTTGTTATGGGCGCTCTTGTCGATACGGGCACCCTCTACCATCAGGAAAAATCCCTTGTCACTGCGTTTCGACAGATAATCCAGGGCAAAAGCAGTCGTCACAGGCAGAAAATCGCCCCGGTTCTCATTGACGGAAGCGGTTTTGGCGGCAGGAGGCAGTACCCCCAGACGTGCGGCCGTCGCAGCATTCCGGTCGGCAACGCTCTCCACAAGGGTAAATCCGGCTTTTTCGAGTCTCTTCTCCACGCCTTTTTTCTCCATCAATTCGCGGCTTCCGCCCCCGAAAAACGTCAGTTTGCAATCCGGAAGATCGCTCCATATTTCGTCGGACATCCCCCGCTCGGGCTGATGGGCATAAAACGAGGCAGGGGTGGCTCCGTCCATATTGTCCGTCGTCAGCACACCTGTGGCGAATCCTTTCTCCGAGAGTTTTTCGGTGATGTTTTCCAGCACCTTCCCTTCCTTGTCCACTCCGATCGCACCGTTCCGGGTCTTCTTCCCCGTAGCATAGGCCGTACCGGAAGCGGCCGAATCGGTCGTAAAGTGGCTGGCCGACTGCGTACGCACCAGACCGATCGTCTTCAGATTGGTGAGGGTCAGCGCCCCCTGATTCATATACATGCCGGCCGAGGCATGCGCCAGCCCCATCCCGTCCCCGATCATCAGGATAACGTTGCGGACCGGTTTATGTGCCCCGTCGATCGAAAAGGAGGGGGTATAAACCGCATGATACTCCTTGTTGGTCAACCGGGTTTTGACCACTTCGTTCTGTGCACCGGCCGGTACCGCCAGTGCAAGCAGGAGCAGAACTCCCGCCCATCTCATTCCATACTTCATAATAATAGTGTTTTATCGGATGAAACATATCGTCGGAACATTTCAGAGCGTATCGGCAGCTATCGGTTCGCCCCGGAATCCCTCGTTGGGTTCGGGCCCCATCTCGATCTCCATCACGCCTCCGTTCATCAGGGTCCGGTGCGTGAAGAAAGGCGTATCCATCGGCTCTCCGTTCAGCACGACCCGCTGGATATATTTGTTGCCGCGGGAATTGTTACGGGTGACGATTTCGAAACTCCGGCCTTCCGGCAGCCGGATGCGCACCCGGTCGAAGATCGGCCGGCCGAGCGAATAGACACCGCTGGCCGGAGCCACCGAATAGAAACCCATCGCATTGAGGATATACCAGGCCGACATCTGCCCGCAGTCCTCGTTCCCGGCCAATCCGTTCGGATCGGCGAAATAGAGGTTGCGGAGGATCGAATCAACCAGACGCTGGGTCTTCCACGGCTCGCCCACATAGTTATAGAGGTGCGTGATGTGGTGGCTCGGTTCATTGCCGTGGGCATATTGCCCGATCAACCCGGAGATATCGCTGGAGATCCGGTCCCCGGCCAACTCGGAAGAGACCGTGAAAAGGGAGTCGAGCTTCGCGGTAAACGCCTCTTTTCCCCCGTGCAGAGCCACGAGACCGTCCACGTCGTGCATCACGTACCACGACCACTGCCATGCATTGCCCTCGCAATAATCGTCTTTGCGGTGATTCGAGGCCCGGGGGTCGAAAGGAGCGTTCCAGCTCCCGTCGAGCCGTTTGCCCCGCATGAATCCCACCGAAGGATCGAAATAGTTCCTGTAATACGAAGCCTTTCGCGCAAACTCCGCAGCCTCTTTTTCCTTGCCCAGCGCTTCGGCGAACCGGGCGATGCACCAGTCGTTGTATGCATATTCCAACCCCTTGGCCACCGACTCGTTGTCGCGGTCGCAAGGCACCCAACCGATCGAATCCTTGTATAGTTTTCCTACCGGCATCAAGCTGCCGGTATTGACATCCCCGTCGAGATTCTCTACGGTCACCGGGTGATACTGCGACGATTTGACACAGGCGGCGAAAGCCTTCTCCGCATCGAACCCCCTCAGTCCTTTCAAATAGGCCTCGGCAATGACCGAAACCGCATGGTAACCGATCATCGTGCCGGTATAGTTCGATGCCAGATCCCACATGGGCAGAAAACCGCCTTCGTCGGCCTTTTCGATCAGCGTACGGACGAAAGCCTCGTTCCGGGAGGGATCGATGATGTTCAACAGGGGATGCAGGGCCCGAAACGTATCCCACAGAGAGAAAACCGTGTAGTATTCACCCTTCTCGGAACGGTGAATCCGGCGATCCTGCCCACGGTAACGGCCGTCCGCATCGACATAGGTGCCGGGACTGATCCGGGCATGATAAAGCCCCGTATAGAAAATCCGTTTCGAAACCTCGTCCGGAGAGGTCACTTCGATCGCCTTGAGACATTCCTCCCAACGGTCGGCAGCCTGTGCCGCCACCTTGTCGAAATCCCAGCCGGGAATCTCCGCCTCGGCATTGCCGCGGGCTCCGCGGCAGTCCACCGCCGAAATGCCCACCTTGACCAATACCGGACAACCTCCGGTATCGCCGAACCCGAGCCGGGCCTTCACACCCGGTCCCGAAACGGAATCGCCGGAAACACGGCGCCCGCCGGCGAACAGTTCCGCCTCGAACGGCCGGGAAAACACGGCATAGAAATAAACGGGCTGATCCTTGGCCCAGCCGCAAGTCCGTTTCACCCCTTCGATCTCGGTCGGACCGAGCACGCGGAGTTCCAGATCGAGATTTTCGTGAAACTGAAGCGTGTGGGAAAGATCGACCACGACGGCTGCCGAATCCGATGCAGGAAAAGTGTAGCGGTGCATACCCGCGCGCACGGAAGCCGTCAATTCGGCCCGGACTCCGTAATCATCGAGTACGACCGAATAGTAACCGGGCGAAGCACTCTCCCTCTCGTGCGAAAAGCGGGAGCGGTAACCGGCTACGGAATCCTCACCCCGGTCCAGGGAGACATTCCCCACGACAGGCATCAGCAGAATATCGCCGTAATCCCCGATCCCGGTCCCGCTGAGGTGGGTGTGCGAGAACCCGATGATGACGGAATCGGAATAGTGGTAGCCCGAACAGGCGTCCCACCCCTCCATCCGCGTATCCGGGCTGAGTTGGACCATACCGTGGGGAACGACGGCTCCGGGAAACGTATGTCCGTGTCCTCCCGTTCCGATAAACGGATCGACGTAATCCACCAGGGCCTCCGGCCGGTCCCCGCATCCGGCCCACGCGCCCAACAGAAGCGGCAGCAAAAGCAGTTTTCTCATAAGTTCGGAATTAGTTTGTCAATGCACTCTCTCGGGACAGGCCCGCATCAACAAAAA is a window of Gallalistipes aquisgranensis DNA encoding:
- a CDS encoding alkaline phosphatase; this encodes MKYGMRWAGVLLLLALAVPAGAQNEVVKTRLTNKEYHAVYTPSFSIDGAHKPVRNVILMIGDGMGLAHASAGMYMNQGALTLTNLKTIGLVRTQSASHFTTDSAASGTAYATGKKTRNGAIGVDKEGKVLENITEKLSEKGFATGVLTTDNMDGATPASFYAHQPERGMSDEIWSDLPDCKLTFFGGGSRELMEKKGVEKRLEKAGFTLVESVADRNAATAARLGVLPPAAKTASVNENRGDFLPVTTAFALDYLSKRSDKGFFLMVEGARIDKSAHNNDFKGVVGEVLDFDQAVEAAIRFAEKDGHTLVIISADHETGALSLGNGHIADGKLTGNFSTKGHTSIMVPLYAYGPWSDLFTGVQENSDVSNKIYELLTKGK
- a CDS encoding GH92 family glycosyl hydrolase produces the protein MRKLLLLPLLLGAWAGCGDRPEALVDYVDPFIGTGGHGHTFPGAVVPHGMVQLSPDTRMEGWDACSGYHYSDSVIIGFSHTHLSGTGIGDYGDILLMPVVGNVSLDRGEDSVAGYRSRFSHERESASPGYYSVVLDDYGVRAELTASVRAGMHRYTFPASDSAAVVVDLSHTLQFHENLDLELRVLGPTEIEGVKRTCGWAKDQPVYFYAVFSRPFEAELFAGGRRVSGDSVSGPGVKARLGFGDTGGCPVLVKVGISAVDCRGARGNAEAEIPGWDFDKVAAQAADRWEECLKAIEVTSPDEVSKRIFYTGLYHARISPGTYVDADGRYRGQDRRIHRSEKGEYYTVFSLWDTFRALHPLLNIIDPSRNEAFVRTLIEKADEGGFLPMWDLASNYTGTMIGYHAVSVIAEAYLKGLRGFDAEKAFAACVKSSQYHPVTVENLDGDVNTGSLMPVGKLYKDSIGWVPCDRDNESVAKGLEYAYNDWCIARFAEALGKEKEAAEFARKASYYRNYFDPSVGFMRGKRLDGSWNAPFDPRASNHRKDDYCEGNAWQWSWYVMHDVDGLVALHGGKEAFTAKLDSLFTVSSELAGDRISSDISGLIGQYAHGNEPSHHITHLYNYVGEPWKTQRLVDSILRNLYFADPNGLAGNEDCGQMSAWYILNAMGFYSVAPASGVYSLGRPIFDRVRIRLPEGRSFEIVTRNNSRGNKYIQRVVLNGEPMDTPFFTHRTLMNGGVMEIEMGPEPNEGFRGEPIAADTL